A single Kwoniella bestiolae CBS 10118 chromosome 8, complete sequence DNA region contains:
- a CDS encoding inorganic pyrophosphatase, with the protein MSQEYQTRIIGAANTLEHRVFLEKEGKVVSPFHDIPLFADESKTVLNMVVEVPRWTNAKMEISKEEAFNPIKQDIKKGKLRYVRNCFPHHGYIWNYGAFPQTWEDPNVKHAETGANGDNDPLDVCEIGEAVGYTGQVKQVKVLGIMALLDEGETDWKVLVVDVNDPLAPRLNDIEDVERHLPGLIRATNEWFRIYKIPDGKPENVFAFSGEAKSKKYAVEIIHECHEAWRKLVHGETAASNESYNLAIHNTTVKGSKGVVSTSDSVYTSLPADSRKPAAPIDPSVDKSFFISSASA; encoded by the exons ATGTCACAAGAATACCAAACCAGAATCATCGGG GCTGCCAACACCCTCG AACACCGAGTCTTCCTTGAGAAAGAGGGCAAGGTCGTCTCCCCCTTCCA CGATATCCCCCTCTTCGCTGATGAGTCCAAGACCGTCCTCAACA TGGTCGTCGAAGTCCCCAGATGGACCAACGCTAAGATGGAGATCTCCAAGGAAGAGGCCTTCAACCCTATCAAGCAAG ACATCAAAAAGGGTAAACTTCGATACGTCCGAAACTGTTTCCCCCACCACG GGTACATCTGGAACTACGGTGCCTTCCCTCAAACATGGGAAGACCCCAACGTCAAGCACGCCGAAACCGGTGCCAACGGTGACAACGACCCTCTCGACGTCTGCGAGATCGGTGAGGCCGTAGGATACACCGGTCAGGTCAAGCAGGTCAAGGTACTCGGTATCATGGCTCTCttggatgaaggtgaaacCGACTGGAAGGTTCTCGTCGTCGACGTCAATGACCCATTGGCTCCTCGATTGAACGATATTGAAGATGTCGAGAGACATCTCCCAGGTTTGATCAGGGCTACTAACGAGTGGTTCAGAATTTACAAAATCCCTGATGGTAAGcccgag AACGTCTTCGCCTTCTCCGGTGAAGCCAAGTCCAAGAAGTACGCCGTGGAAATCATCCACGAATGCCACGAAGCTTGGAGGAAGTTGGTTCACGGTGAGACTGCCGCCAGCAACGAGTCTTACAACTTGGCCAT CCACAACACCACCGTCAAAGGATCCAAGGGTGTCGTCTCCACCTCTGACAGCGTTTACACATCCCTTCCTGCTGACTCTAGGAAACCTGCTGCTCCTATCGATCCTTCGG TCGACAagtccttcttcatctcttctgcttctgcttgA